TCCGCTGGGCGACGGCAGCGAGGACGTCGGGACCAGGAGCCTCGGCGCCCGCGGTCTCGGGGAGATCGGCACGGTGGGCTCGGCGGCCGCGATCGGGAACGCCGTCCACAATGCCACCGGGATCCGGGTGCGCAACGTGCCCATCACCCTCGACAAGCTGATCGAGCACCTGTGATCGGTGAGAACCGGGCCTGCCTTGAACGGGCCGGTCACGGGATCGGTACGGCATCGGATCGTCGGCCGCCGATCCCCAGCATCTCGCGGCGGCTGGCGCGCCAGCGCCCGCATCCGACCAGCCAGTGCCACAGGGAGAAGGGACGACGCATGAGCCGCTCGATGCGCTCGCGATGGACGAGCAGACCACTCTCACGCAGTTCGATGGTGATCCGCTTGGCTCCGTACGTCTTCCCGGACGCGGCACGGATCGTGCGTATCCGCCGGGTGAGGTACGTCGGCGGCCTTCTTCGCGGGCCCTGGCCGGCGCGGTCAACTAGAGGTTGTCCCGTATGGAGTGTGAGTTATCCAGTGAGGGCCAGGTTGTGCAGTCGGGCGATGCCGAGCATGGCCTGGTGAACTCCGTCGCCCTTGAGTCGGCAGTCCCGCAGGATCTTCCAGTTCTTCAACCGCGACAGGGCGTGTTCCACGCGCGCTCGTGCCCGGCGATGGACGGCGTTCTCTGCCTCCTGCGAGGGGCTGAGGTGGCTCTGGCCTCGTCGTTTGCGGTGCGGGATCAGGAGGCCGGTGCCTTGGTAGCCGCCGTCGGCAAGGGTCGGGGCGCCGCGGCAGGCCCGATCGATGCCGGACTCGGTGAAGGCCCGGCAGTCGTTGCGGCTGCCGGGCAGCGGGAGACCGATGGCCACGACCAGGCGGCTGTTGGCGTCGATGACGACCTGCAGATTGGTCGTCTGCTGGTGGTACAGCATTCATGGCGTTGTGACCAGGGGGAATGAAGATCGTACTCACTCTGACGGGGGACTTGGCCCGTGTATGGTCCGGATCTTGGTCTTGATGGGTTGGGCGGGCGTAACTCGCGGAGAAGTGCTGCACTTCAGGCGCTCATGGGAGAGCGAAGGCCAGCTCGCGGTTGTGGCGAGCCCGGATTGGCGGCGTGGCGGTCGCCTGGGGGCGAGGGGATCGCAATCGCCGTCCTTGGGCGCGGGCAGTGATCCGTGCGGGTTCCGCGCGAGTGTGGGTGAGTCGAACGGCAGTGTGGCGTCGTGCCTGGGTAAAGGCGACGTACAGGGAACGATGCTCTTCGCCTTCGAGGACGAGGCTGCTGTACATCGGGTGTGAGGAGCAGATGGCTGCGCCTGCCTGGCATGCAGGCCGAGATGGGAGCATTCCCGCGGGTGCGGGGATGCTCCCGCGCAGAAGGCCCGCCGGACTGCCAGGCTCGGCTGCTCCTCGCGCCCGCGGGGATGGCCCCCGAAACGGCGTTCAGGATGAGTCTGGGGCTGTGCGTTCTCTACAGCGTGGTCATGGTCCTGAGGCGGAGGGGTTGAGGTAATGGCGAGATATACGGTGGCTCTGCACGGTCACGCGGCGCTGCGCGTCGAGGCGGAAGCGGAGTCCGTGCAGGAGGCCAACCGCCTGGCGGTCGCGAAGGCGCCGAAGGTGAAGTATGTGCAGAGCCGGACGCCGGTGACGACGAGCAGGCTGGAGGGGCCGAAGTGAGCGAGATCAGGCGCGACGAGTGGGTTGGGATGACCAAGTCGGCCAGGAGGTACGAGCCGTTCTGGGAGAGCGTCCGGGAGGCGGAGGCGCAGGGGCGTCCGGTGATGCACGTCGTTAAGGTCGGCAAGTTCATCATGCAGGCGTCCACGGACATCGAGCTGGCCAAGCTGTTCGCGGAACACCAGGTCTTCGACCAGGATGAGGTCGGCGAGTTCGACTGGGTGCCGGACGAGTTCGAGGTGCTGCATCTTCGGTTCAAGAACACGCGGACCGGGGAGTGGGAGTCCACCATCCAGTCCATCTCGACGGTGCCGGCGCTGCCGGAGGCGCCGAAGTGAGTGAGCCGCAGGTCGATTGCGTGCGCTGGAGAGCGGCCTGCTGCGGCGGGCTCTTTTAGAGGTATGTGATTCCGTGCTGCTTGGGGGTGACCGTGGCACGGCGGAAGCCGTGGGAGTCAGTGACGAGCTGTGGGCGGTGATCGAGCCGTTGCTGCCGAAGCATGAACGACGCCCCGGCGCAAGCCCCGCACCTTGTGGGCGATCTCGACCTCGCTGGTGAGCGGTGACGTCGGTCGGGGATCCTCTGGGAAATCCGGACCACTCTCGGCGCCCTCGGTGCAACCGGGGAGGCTCTATCGTCGCCCCGGACAGGCCACACCACCATCGTCGACATTCGCATCGACCTGGTGGAGTCACCACGTTGGGCTGTCCGGCGAAACTCGTGTCGCCGGACCGACGGGGACAAGCCGATCTACACAGCGCGTGGATCGGGACAGCGCCTGACAGGCCCTCGGCGGCGTCCACACCGCGGCGGTGAATCTGCAGCGGCCGTAGGGTGCCCGGCGGCCGTCCATGCCTCAGCCCTCGAGGAGATCACCCTGGGGGAGGATTCCCGGCATGTAGCCCCTGGCAGGGGACAGATCCCGCCAGTCGAGGTCCCCCTCCTCCACAGACGCCACTCGCCAGTCGTCCTCCTCGTTCATGCTACGGAATGCCTCGTGCAGGAAGTCGGGGAGCACCTCGCTGTCCCGACGGCCCGGGCGGCGCCGGTCCTCAGGAACCGTCCAGTCTGCCGCGAAAAGAGTGCCGTCGATGTAGAGCGTGCGCTCCTCGCGAGGCCGGTGGCGGGCGAGCAGGCTTAGGATGTCGTCGCGAAGGCCCGAGATTTCGTTGCGTCGAGCCGCCCGCTCCACACGCTGCAGCACCGGCGCCAAGACCCCGAGCGTCACGCCGAGCGCCGCGAAGCCAGCCACGACGTAGTCGCCCAGAATGAGTGGTTCCTGATGGGCGAAGGCGTCCAGGAACGGCGTGTAGTAGGCCAGCACATGTAGGTCCGGGTCGACGGGAAGGTCTACGGCGCGAGGGTCGGCTGTGTCCGGGTCGATCGCCGTCAGACGCATGGGGCTATGGGGGGAGGAGAAGTGCACCGCGCTCGCGTATGCGATCTTCGGCACTACGCCCTTGATGGTCTTGACTGTCCTCTTCTGTTCCTCCATGGCTTCGCGCAGCTTCTTCGTCAGCGGGCCCGAGCGGCCCTTGGCTTCCGCGACGACATAACCGCCGACGGTCCGCTCTCCGAAGAAGTCCGCCCGGCTCGGGCCGGGGGCGAAGGTGAGGTTGTAGGCGGAGGCGTAGCGGGCGACGTGCATGAAGAACCGGACGGATAGCTGCCTCTCGGCGAAGATCTGGCACATGGCCTGCCCCAGGGTGTAGGACAGCATGCCCTTCTCGGAGGGGTCGAGTTCGCGGGCGAGGTCGGTACGTGTGATGCGACGGATCGGATCATCGCTCCAGCTGAGATAGGCGGGCAGTACCGCCACCCTGTGGCACCACTCGTACGCCGATGACCTCCCGTGCTCGGTTTGGTCGTACGGGGCTCTGCCCGTGATGAACAACGCGCGCGCCAAGTCTTGCGGCAGGACTGGCAGATCCTGCTCGACGGGGACTCCGGTACTGGCCGGGAAGAGCGTGGCATCGGTGCGCACGTGCGCGGGGCCATTGAAGAACATCGTCGCCGCTTTCCGGGTTCAGGGCCGTCATACACAGACTGTGAGGATCGTCGTACCGGCATCTCTCTATCACCCCGGTCCGCAGTCCGCCCCGGCATCAGCGGAGACGGAAGTGATCCCCCGGGAACTCTGGCTCGCCGCATGGCTCCGGCCACGCCAGGCGCCTGTGTCCGCGTGCCGCCCTGATGGCGACGGGCGCGTCGGACCGCGCCGGCCATCAGTCACCGAAGCGACCCACGACAGCCGCATGTTGCTGGAAAGTGAGCGTCGGCGTGGGCCACCACATCATCCGGATCTGTGAGCGACAAGGCGTCCCTGTCCTCGCCGACCGCGCCTATACCGGCGCAGGCCCCCCACGTCGCCGCCGGCCTCAAACGACCACCCGGGGGCGAACTCACCCGACGTTGCGCTACCGCGGTCCTCCAGCGAAGACAGCGGTGTCCGAGTCCCGATCCGGGAACCGGAGGCCAG
The Streptomyces sp. NBC_01723 genome window above contains:
- a CDS encoding IS3 family transposase, yielding MRTIRAASGKTYGAKRITIELRESGLLVHRERIERLMRRPFSLWHWLVGCGRWRASRREMLGIGGRRSDAVPIP